In the genome of Aedes aegypti strain LVP_AGWG chromosome 2, AaegL5.0 Primary Assembly, whole genome shotgun sequence, the window tttcgatgccatattggaagccgcacgaaaccatgggctacctacaatgattaccaattggattcatcaaatgctcaaaaaccgacatctcttctcgacattgcgtcaagcagcgattcgaaaattgagtgtttgcggatgccctcaagggggagtcttgtcaccacttttgtggaatctcgtagcagatacgctattgaggcaactcaataattgcggttttccaacttatggatttgccgacgactatctagctctgatagttggtatgtgcataagcaccctattcgacctgatgcaaagtgctcttcaggtagtcgagagttggtgtcgccaatatggcctttcggttaacccgaataaaacatctattgttctttttacggaaagacgaaaccgcgatggaattcgacctttacgtctttttggcactgagattaatgtgactgatcaagtaaagtatgtcggagtcattctagattccaaacttttatggacagctcacattgatttcagagtcaaaaaagcttgtatggccttcggtcaatgccggcgaacctttggtaaaacttggggcctcaaacccaaatatatcaaatggatttacacaacagttgttcgaccaatattggcatatggatgtcttgtgtggtggcaaaagggcgaagtgagaacaatccaatcaaaattgggccatctccaaaggatgtgcttgatggcgatgtctggtgcgttctctacaactcccacagcagcgctcgaggcccttttcgacgttgcgccactacacatatatcttaaacaagaagcactttcttgctcttaccgtttatgggtactggatctactggagaaaaatccagtgaatcgtagatctacacacacttcgttgtttccacttttggtgaattgagacaaaattgtccttgctccaagtgatctcacaattgcttgtaactttccttacaggacatttatcacacaattcccttcacgggaagagtggacgtctggctatttggaaagaagtatatcaaacaatatagtatgttacactgatggctcccttcttgaaggtagagctggtgcaggagtatattctcgtgagctaaggctgaatcagttttactcacttggtagaaactgcaccgtttttcaggcggaaatatttgctcttatgtgtggagtgcaatcagcacttcaacagcgcgtaatgggtaaagtcatatacttctgttcagatagtcaagctgctacaaaagctctcgcttcggccaactcaaggtcgaagcttgttatcgcatgtcgaactcaaattgaggaactgaattcagtcaactctgtaaactttgtatgggtacctggccattcttctatcttccatggaaatgaattggctgatgagctagctcgcgatggagcatcgcatgacttcattggccctgagccggctattccaatttcgaagtgctgggtgaagcttcagataaactcttgggcggcaactcagcacaagcaatattggaatagtttggagtcgtgtcgtcaaacaaaattgtatattactgagccatctccaaaggtggcgaagtatttaacaaatctgtcaaagcagaattgcagtctcttggtcagagcgttgacaggccactgccgactcaactatcacatggcaaatattcagcgtgctgactcatttgtgtgtgatagttgtgactccgattatggaacttcgtatcacctgatatgtaactgtccagtttttgcgcaaatgcgattccaattacttggtaaacacttattaagtgaaactgaatacagaagcctgaatcttcaggacatcctgttattcttaacccgctgtggtaatgagctataggctctctttacgctcatgcgttttgcagtgccctttttagggcgctgttcgaacccattgtggtatggagctacatgctctcatttcgcttatgcgatcttccctcttcaagggaccccactcctatttcctcccatctttcccttccctttcctctcccatcgggtagatgatgaaataggctcaaatatggcgatggcacaaatctcccaactggtggggaacgtgcctttggagccggccttctgatacctgatacctgatacctatttaaattatttggGGAAACCGGTCATTTGGGGAAAGGGTATTCgaggaaaagggtcattcgaggaactggcattcggggaaccgacactcggagaacgacattcggggaaaagtagcacaatcacttcgataatTCTGAACGCGTTGATGTCTTTTCGATTTAtgatgccgcaataattttaggcgccaatcttctattggtttgatcataaattttgccttcttctaaaatagactgttctttatatttaaactgttttaaattttattattaagtgaggctaaatgttaaccatttttctattttgctgttttatcaattcttgcaagacgtgctgttatAATGACAATTACTTTATAACCTGTCTATATTCATCACATTCATTTTTGCAGACACAGgcctttcgagatatgctggaaaaaatattgtctCAATCGCAAATTGTcgcttctttcgataatagacggtatttttgatgtacaattccaaaattaaaatttttattgaatcgttgaaatatttgctacaaatattttcttttaaaaatgtgttgttcatttgagttatgctgtgagaagattttttttgcgttagagccttaaacattttaaacgaaaaataatctgctctcgtataaaggctatttttgcattatgctgctgtaatagatctttggatatgagcttttaatattttgcaaataaattttcccttcttttatcaagtaattttcatcaagtgttacgttcgaactgggacagagcttgatctacagcgaaatattctatgagcgttccctttattaataactgcgatttatctttgtcaatttactattttcaaatatttatatctcaacaagctcaaagatactctatgttctggaatgtagagaaaattattattcagaaaagatcttccaccagacccatGCTTTATTTAGtgatgctctctaatgtcacaaaaattttgaaaaatttctgagcgaacaccacgcttgttgagaacctactatttttttgctatgggctcgtggtgttgatctcggtaaaagcttcaaaatgccgatattaattctaagtcaaccattatgccaaacggccattatgccaaacgaccattatgacaaacggctttatgccaaacggccttatgccaaacgactttatgccaaacggggtacaatcgttctaaacaagcgtggtgttcggtcagagattttccaagctaaaaacaagggaacgctcatagaatatttcgctgcagatatcaagaacagcctatttctaAAAGAAGGCAatatttataattaaaccaatagaagaatgaacgccaaaaattattgcagcataataaaacgacaaaacataaaaaagtgcgttcagaatcatcgaaatgattgtgctacttttcctcgaatgccatttccccgaaaagttgtgACGAGAacgaacgataaacagtcaaacgtattctgtcattctcggctatacacatgttggcaaaaatgctgaggacggtaaaactcgacaGAACGACCatataaataaagaagggtgcatattagatggtcagttcattccccaccctgaaatgtataaagttacgacaattatgagtgctaaaaacttttcgaagaagtgggctagtcggggaaacgggatattcgggaaaccgacattcggggaaaagtagcacaacccaacgaagtaactgcagtaatcgatttctcttttcgctgataatttgagcagatcaatgttattgattgccgcccttttgccagtccaaaaaacagcctatgcataaacgaaggagaaatttattgaaattttaaatcaacagttttcatacctataattatggttacatcatattcagaaaaaaaatagaacaattaaaagaagggttaatttgtgctaaatatataaaaatcttcagtgcaaaaatttgttccaatagtgaaactcaaaagaagaattaatatttgaatgaagagtaatttctggataaataataaaatactaccgaaaagctaaactttacatataatttgcaattggattagatggacaaattgatgtgaagatttgcgaaaaagttacacgtcttctcagtgagaatcgaactcacgactccccgatctctagttggggcgcgttaaccactacgccatgagaggactcatgaaggcagaagttaacctgaattcgatttcagctcaataatcacgtggtcctttttcgcaaagtgcacctctttcggaagaattagatgcccatccaaacacaacgctttctatatttATCCAATGCCTAgtccgagagcgcattgtttttaggtataggaatagcacactactctagccagcaactgcgctggctgaggtttctattgtgtgggcttccaatgggtcgcgacgttctcaaacgaccggttacggaacatgagtacaagtctgcgttcatgagtcatctcatggcgtagtgtttaacgcgccccaactagagatcggggagtcgtgagttcgattctcactgagaagacgtgtaactttttcgcaaatcttcacatcaatttgtccatctaatccaattgcaaattatatgtaatgtttagcttttcggtagttgttaaacttccactcggctggttagccgtaaaccacgattcataattcaaaacaagttataaaatactattggcaatacctttcctaatatgctgaaatttattcaagagcgaatgattgttgaataaagtgtcattttgtatcaattgtcATCAGAAATATTCAATAGAAAAgtagaaatgaacatttttgaaattcttggtttcagactcattatgccaaacgactattatgccaaacgaccattatgccaaacgactttatgccaaatgaccattatgccaaacggctctatgccgaacgactttatgccaaacgacctaccaccaaattttgcatacctaGGAGAAGgcacaatcacggtcgataccttctcctatgtaATAAGAGCTGCTTTCCATGTATGTGTGTCAGATTCGATATACCAAGCGAGATTAAACCATTGTTGTTGTTTATGATCGGACATATCTGAGATCTAGGCAAAATTgatgatttatgaaaatgtcatcgtgtcaggcGATATTGATTCCACAGATTTTGTGTTTCTCGATATTAATTTCACCGCTCGTGGTGACTGTAGCGCATGAGTGAGTAAAAATCAATTGACTACTGAGGGATCGTCTACTAATAACGTAAGGGGGGAGTTTATCTGAGGTTTCTTAcacgccatacaatttatttttattttcatacaaaaaatcttactatttgAAAACTTGCCTTACAATGTCGAATGGTTTCTGCACGGGTCCTGATAATCCAGAAGTAGAAAGAAAATCTTGTTGGTCCACGATAAACttagttatttttatttctagaaACATTGCTAAAAAAATTCTTCCCATTGTCTTTGCTACAACAGATGTCTTCATTCTCATACCCCTGAACATTTAATCAGTGCGGTGAAGCAAATCGTGGCAattaattcaaaacttttgccaATCATCTCCACCCACCGAAGCTCGATGGATTAATTAAACTGCATTTCCCAAGTTTATTTTCTCCCACGTGTCAGACCAAAGAATAAATTCTTCTTATAATAACTGATAAACGCTGTTGGTTGACACCCTGTGGTGGGCCATATTCTAACCAGTTAGTTAGTTCCCAGCTTAATAGGCGAAATGTTTGCTGAAATGTGGTACGCTAGATGTTACGCTTGGTTGAAGACCAGGATCAACCAGGTCCATTACTTTCATTACGATGAGGGGCCTTCTGGTGATTGCTTTTGGTGGTTGGATGTGTTGTTTCTCCTCGGAGGTACCAGATTCGAACAATTTTCATTGATTGATTTCgcaaatgtttttgttttcgtttgaaaCAGGAGTACGAAGCGCCTTGACTTCGAACTGGGTGCACGAACGAAAAATTCGTATCGTTTCCCAGAGTTTGTTCCTTTTCAGCATAATTGTGTTTCATCTTCAGTTGTTTGAAGCCTGGAAAGAAAAGAAGGATGTGTCTCTTATCATCATGGAGTTCACTAAGGTCACAGGCATCACAATTTCGTTCTTGAGAATGGTGGCAGCAGCAATGCTCATCAAACCAATCACAACTTTGAGACGGTTTGTATCGAGTCATACTTTCAACTCCGGCGATGCGAAGTACGATGAATGCGAGCAGAACAAATTCAACAGATTTTCTAGAAAAGCAATTCAAACTATGTTCGTATGGATAACAGTGGATACAATTCTGTTATTTATGCCAAGCTCAATCAAAGACGAGCTGTTCCAGTATCCCCTTCCAGTCTGGATCGGAAAGAAGGCCTCAAGGATACTGAATAGATTTCTTGTTAGTTTCATACCTGCGACCATCTTTCCCAAAACTATAAGTTGCACCGCCTACATTGGAGTTATATTGATCGGGATGCGAACCAAACTCCGGCTGTTGGCTCATCGCTTCGAAATGATTGCCCAAAAGCTTGCAGTGAACGAAGATCAGGACTACGAAGGCATACGCCGTGAACTTCGCCAAGTCCTGATCCAACATCAGAaatatttgaggtttggctaGAATTGTTACCTTGATAAGATTTCTAACTCATGGATATTTTCAGCTATTTGAATGTTACGAAACATTTGGTGGGAAAAGTCTTTCTGCTTGTGCACTACTTTTCGATATTTGCCCTTGGAGCATTGATCTACGCCTGTCATGAAATGGAAAAGAGTCTTATGACTGTAGTATTTGGAGCCGCTGTTTCGTTCTTTCTATTGGAGTACTATTTGTTGTGCTATCTGATTGATTCCTTGCAAGATGAGGTGATCTTATATTGGattgaaataataatttattgaatgaTTCTCATTGTGATTCACAGGCGGATTCTATTGAACAATACATTTTCGAGCTTTGCGCTCAAATACCTTTCAGACCGGAACGTCGCTCCGAGTACGTCCAATTACGAACTACTCTAATGGTCATCTGGATAAATACACGTAATAGGATAACGATGGATTGCATGGGCATATTCGACATCAACACACCCAAATTTGTCGCTCTGATTAACGTTGCTTATTCGGTTTTAACTTTTCTAATCGAAATGGAATGATGTATTCGTAATATATTTTAAGGTATTTGTTCGTGCTTTGTTCGATGGAAATCGTTGAAGTTGTATAGTATtaatatttgataaaaattaataaatatgaGCCCATATGTCCTGTTGGAGATTCAGTTGTCACAAAGTTGCTTATCCAGCGTAGCGTTTTTGCTGTGAAGCAAGAAATTTTAAGCTACATTAGCAAACTCGTCCTTTTCCTTCTACTCTACAACACATAGTACATTTTtatcccacgtatttttaatCTCAATATACATTTCGTACAGCCTAAGATTAATCGTTAGAGGTAGACAAAGACTCGCAAACTGTTTCCTTTGCGGTCCATCTTTCAATCATAGTACGCCTGATACATTGGCAACCCGCCAAGCTACGCAATCCTATGACATAAAGCACCAACTTCTAATGCCTTTGTGTTTTGTGTACCCTTTTATTGCTTGTTGCAATTTTGGAGTTAAAATTTGTTGTTGGGTTGGAAATGGTGTGGTCCCAGtttagatttttattttcagatcaAGTCGGTTAAACCGATTGTTCCTCTGTGTGTTCCCCGGTAAGACATTCtactttgacaaaaaataacGAGAACATCTACTACAGTAAACTAGGATAGATGTTTCGTTGCCCTAAATCAAACACAAAATCTTTCTGATGAATATAAGTGAGAATCATAATTAGAATTTTAATACAATAATAAAAATCCTCATTCAATAGTGTCCGCCTGTCTCATCCTAGCCGCTACGTCCATTATTAAAACCAAACGGCAAGCAAACAATATAATTTCCCATGTAATTTCTAACTCCCTTCCATCCCATGTCTGACTTTTTGTTGTGACAAATGGCAACCTCTATCTCTCTCTCTCGGGCACCATGCTGGGTCCTGGAAGGCAGGTCAATCTAACTCGAAATGGACCACCCGCGCACAATCGTTGGATCCTATCTGTGCGTTTCGATTTCCAATGTTGCATAGAGATGTTACCCAGGAGATAAAAAGGTCCAGCTGGACGGTAACAAATGGGATGGCAAGAATCAAATTGTTACTTGTCGTCCTGGCCGTGATTATCGACCTCGAGGCGGTCTCTTTTGTGGCCTCTCAGCATTAACTACTAGGAATTGATCCGGCAGGTTCCGTGAATTCCTTCACACACGCCGACGACGTTCCGAAGATGGACGGGTTTCTTTATGAGCTTAGATACCGGCACCAGTGTAGATTTATGCTATATAATAAAGATTTTTCTTTCCTGCTAAATGCATTTTATTCTGTGAATGTCCTTTGTGGGTTGTTGCCACCCAGAGATGAACCACAGCCAAATTGTTTCCTCGTCCTGCTGTACTTAGAAGGATCTGCGCGAGACACTAGACTAGAGTGCAGCATTCATGAGTTTTACGAAAGTTTTTTGCGAAATGAacggaaatcaaaattttcaatccaaaACTGCAATTAAATCTTCAATCTAATTTTCCAACTCAACTCTTTCATCCAAAGCTCCAAAACAAATCTTCAACACAAAtctccaatctaaatccaaatcTGAATCCATGATGAAACCCCTGAATAATCCAAATCTCTAATCCACATCTCCAATCaaaattttcgttaaaaatctCCAATACACATCGCCATTCGAAATGTTCATCTTAATTTCCACTCTCAAATTCGAATTTCCAATCTAAATCTTTAATCCAAATCTCCAgtctttattcttcttctttctggagttacgtcccaactgggacagagcctgcttctcagctcagtgttcttatgaccacttccacagttattaactgagagctttctttgccaattgatcaattttccatttgtatatcgtgtggcaggtacgatgatgccctgggagtcgagaaaatttccaacccgaaaagattcttgaccggtgggattcgaacccacgaccctcagcttggttctgctgaatagttgcgcgtttaccactacgccTATCTGCCCCCCCTCCAGTCTTTATCTCCAATTCATATCTTCATTCAAATTCTTCAATACAAACCTCCAATACAAATCTCTGATCCAAATTCTGCAATCCATGTCTCATCCAAAAATCTGAGGAAAACGTTGTAAAAACTGTTTTATTATTTGATATTTCAAAGAGTTTATAAACCAAAAAAAACTGATCATCATCAAGATTAAGATGAATCCCAGCTTTAACTTTGGCAGATCTCTTGAATTGAAACTTTTGATGCATGCTCAAATGACACATgtcaaaattatcaaaactcaatAATCAATCAACACCGAATTATTACAATCGACATGGCATTAAATCGATCAGAGCCTTCGAAGAAGCCGCCCATCATCATTTAAATTACTACAGTTTTGCCTACGCGCAGTCCGCCGAGTCAATCGCGCAATAACCGTTTGCAAATCGTCCGCAAATTGTCGTCATTCCGCGACGTTCAAATAAACATGACGCCATCTTATACTGCCACCTCCTCTGTATTAGGGTGAGGCTTGATTTTCGAAAGTACTGTAAACCAAAAATTGTTGTGCAATTCTGAGCTCAAATCACATGATAAGAGAACCCTCAATGCTAGAGCTTTAAATATAAAGACTAAGAGGTGGCGCAAACAATTTTAAGGTGAACTTTCAGGTGAAATTTGCAGCACCGTTCTATTctgaatttatgaaaagttttgtagaagaatatattttttgagtCTATAACTAGTCTAGTACTAGTAATAAAGTAGTTTTAACGAAGTAATTTTTCAACTGTTATTAACCATAAACTTATAAATACTCAACCAGGCAGTGCGCTTTGGAAGCCCAAGCATGCGATTCCTTTGTTTTCACCGCCGTAGTGTGTTGATAAAATTGAAAGTGATGGGCAACTGACCTATCAACGATGGATTattaattggtgagctcgtttcttgCTTCTATTTCAAATGAGTTATATATGTGAACACAGATCTTTTTGTGACGACGGTTTTAATGTAATGGTTTTGTATTTAATAAGAAAAAAGGTTGATTCGTTCACGACTACAAGCGTCGACAtattcttaaggtgattatataaCGAAGCCAGACctcaaatttcaagagcacaagacttgagaatcaAACAGCTCTCCGCGTTAAAAATCTATCcggttggtcaccaccagcaagcaagcaatttgattagttttcaacgcgaactgttgccagattctctcgtcttgtgcacttgaaaattcaaagtttggcttcgttttataatcaccttaatcgaCGAACAAGATTTGTACCAGTTTTGACAACATAACATCATCATTAATACTATTGTTATGGTTGTATATTAACATTAGGTCATTCCACGgtttacaatattttaaaagaaggttatatattccgcaaactgacagctacttgatgacgtcattcctatctacctcgaacaaatttgtgaaaaaaatgatctagtggtccggatggtACATAGCACGATAGGAAAGACGACACatgttttcattcaaatttgatgtttacactagtaaagagcctgccttatTAACGTTTATGcactattattattat includes:
- the LOC110675785 gene encoding uncharacterized protein LOC110675785, with protein sequence MFAEMWYARCYAWLKTRINQVHYFHYDEGPSGDCFWWLDVLFLLGGVRSALTSNWVHERKIRIVSQSLFLFSIIVFHLQLFEAWKEKKDVSLIIMEFTKVTGITISFLRMVAAAMLIKPITTLRRFVSSHTFNSGDAKYDECEQNKFNRFSRKAIQTMFVWITVDTILLFMPSSIKDELFQYPLPVWIGKKASRILNRFLVSFIPATIFPKTISCTAYIGVILIGMRTKLRLLAHRFEMIAQKLAVNEDQDYEGIRRELRQVLIQHQKYLSYLNVTKHLVGKVFLLVHYFSIFALGALIYACHEMEKSLMTVVFGAAVSFFLLEYYLLCYLIDSLQDEADSIEQYIFELCAQIPFRPERRSEYVQLRTTLMVIWINTRNRITMDCMGIFDINTPKFVALINVAYSVLTFLIEME